GTGTACACCAAAGCTCTGAACCATTCACTTGATTTGGGGGAAGTTCCGAAGGGGGAGAAGAAGAGTGTTGCGGCTCAGAACTTGGCCAATGACTACCACCAAATGCACCAAGAAGTTCGGCATAGCATTGAGGAGAAAAATAGTAAGAACAAGTCCAAAGTCGACGAACACCGAAGAGATGTGCAGTTTGAGGTTGGGGATGAGGTGATGGTGTACTTGGGGAAGGAACGACTTAGTCATGCCCCGAGTAGCAAATTGAGGCCGAGGAAGTATGGCCCCTACCGGATCACAAAGAAAATCAGTGCCAACGCTtaccaactaacccttcccaattggcttgggaaaatgtcttcttcttttaacaTGTAGGATTTGAGCTTGTGGAAGCCGGAGGGATCGTTGCCCACTAAGGTACCCGAGACGGAGCCCGACTCTTTCAAAGAAGcagagaatgatgagggcatcttatccCTAGACCCGAGCCCGGAGCAACGAGGAGCTACTCGAGAGAACCCACCTAAGGAGAGCGAAGACCAAGCCAAAACAGAGGGCACGCGGGGCATGTCTAACAGGACGCCAGGCGTGGGGAGTGTTGTCATGGGGGGAGGATCAAGTAATGCGGGGGCGCGGGGTGCCTCCAttaacacgcggggcgtgtatagCAATCTCGAGCAGGAAGCTTCCCAGAAggtcaaacacgcggggcgtacgccTTGGGCGCCACGCGCAGATTCCCGTCCCCAGAGCCATCAAACTCAAGAGCCTAatgacgcggggcgtactccgcAGGACGCCACACGTAATGAGTATGAGCCAGCGCCTCCAAGTTCAGGAGcgcatctacgcggggcgtagcacTAGGGCGCGGGGCGTACTTATCCAGGggaatacttctcctccaagttcccACCTTGAGGGGACCAATTTCTGGTACTCTTtgtttactgttttgccattacCATCTTATTACTAAAACTGCCATGGACTCTTCTATCTTCCTATTATACCCTTGTGCATATGTTTTagccaaaaccctattcatgggcTTTTGGTCTTTTCCCTTCTTATTTGGGAGAGTATTTAAGCTCCcctctttgtaatgtttaaaaacttttgatgaatttaaAACAATAGCCTCCATTGAGAGCTTGGATTTTCATATCCtttgggttaactcaaccttcaagtctagcttgagaagatcagattctttgttggtttacgattaaaactttcagtcgatttcaatctacatcacTAAAATAATAAACGAAATATTAAACATCCATATATTTTCGGGACCAATTCTGGAGATTGAATTTTATAAATCTCCGGTTTCCAGTTTAGTTCTAGAGATTTCATAATCTTTAGTACCATTAGATCCGTACTTAGCCATAACGCTGACGACTTAAAGGGAGAGAGGAAAAGAGTAAATTTTTGCTTTATATATTATGCCTGACTTTGTGTTCGGATTATGTTAtaacttttttatttagttaatttagttaaaaGTAACCTAATAAGCTATACTAACCATATTTGACCAATTTCATAGATTATCAAAGGAATAATATGTATTAAGTTAACTAATaagataatattaatttttgcaATCTAAGTATATATTCTTAAAGCAAAGACCGGCATCATTCATGAGTCGCTCGTTCAACTGTCCCTCGGAGACACGGTCGAGAAGTACCATGCATGGTGCCATTTGAACCACCATCGAGGCGAAGGGGGTAGGGAGTGGAAAAATCACTTAGCTGTTATATAAGCATTCTTGTATCCAGCAAACCTGTGCTTTCTCAACCGCAACTCATAATGCATAGCCTTATGAGCGACTACCTCGTCAGATGCTTTACCGGACGACTTTGTTAGCGCTTTACTGATTAGTGAATACTATATCTAACTAATGAACCTAGTGACTTATCTCGTTGTCGTGACTTGCCATACGAGGGAGAACTGAAATTCTTGACAATGGGTACTTTCTTTGACAGTCATTCCGTGTAACGGATTGGCCTAATCTAATTTAGCGTccaattcaaaaatttaattgaaaaattagttagaaataaataaattttgtaatttatcgTATGTTATCCATAtctttgaaaaataaaagttgaTTATACCGACGACTcaacgagagagagagagaaaaagggTAACCTTTTGCTTTATGTATTATGTTTAATTTGCGTTAGGATTATGTTATAactttgggttaaggtgcaaaaatacccctaacgttttgggttaggagcaattttacccctaacgtctaaaatggtgcaattttacccctaacgttggaaaccaagagcaattttacccctaacattaataaattgggtcaatttgagaaataattcatcaaactgtcttctcggtcatgaatcttgttatctacacttcatacatgtgtcattttatcagtaacaaatcacaaacatttgttaggatgtgaaaaaaatatactgtctttttgtacggattagacaaaaaaattcaaaaaatctaccgaatttataaatattaatctcaaattctattattaaattataaaaaacatgaaattctttttttagaacgaattgttatggaattggtgcagaataatgaataaaaatttatgtgttttataatagtgtctaaaattgatccaatttatcaacgttaggggtaaaattgctcttggcttccaacgttaggggtaaaattgcacaattttagacgttaggggtaaaattgctcctagcccaaaacgttaggggtatttttgcaccttaaccctataacTTTTCTTATAGagttaaattagttaaaattaatttaataacccATCCTAACCATATCCGaccaatttcatatattattaatgggataATATACATTAACTTAACTAATaagataatattaatttttgcaATTTAAGTAGATATTCTAAAAGGAAAGATTCGaaaatttaattgaaaatttgTTAAGATAAATAATTTTTGTAATCTATCTATACGTTATCCACATCTTcttccaaaataaaaataaaagttgatTACTAAAAAGGAGAGAGTAAAACTTTTTGCTTTATGTATTATGTGTGACTTTGTGTTAGGAATATGTTATAACTTTTCTTATATAGttcaattagttttttttttccattaagTAATCAAAATATCAAACCTACAATAGACAATCAAATTGAGAGCCGGTGGCTAAACAAGGGAATGGACAACCTAGTTCCCTGACAGAAGAAAACAAGAAACTATAAAGTATCGAATGAAAGCTAATAAGGATCCAAACACAACAAATAAAATTCCAACAACATATTTAACAAAAAGGTCAAGAACATCACCTATAGAATCTGCAATGAGACAAATCACATCTAAAATCCGATCCTTGAGCTGGTAGGAAGCTTTCTAAACCTCTTTAACTTCATCATTAGGCCGAAAAAGGAGATCCGAGAAACATATCCAAAAAACACGTACGAACCAAAAATGGTTGTATGGAGATACTGAAACCTGAGCAATAAAAGCAAACATActaatgatgatgaagaagaaaataccattaaaaagattatttttttttcattttttcttcatGCGGTCTACTACCTTCTAGGATTTCTCCAAATCTGGCCAGAGAGGGTGATGCTCCTCACGAAATAGCAAACGCTCTGAGTTCCTTTTACTTCGTGTTGCAGAAACCCACCACACCGTGAACCTTCCCATTTAAACCCAGAAGAAACAGATTAAGAGGAGGGGtaaaatattgatcttttaAGTAGatataaaaatttgaaaagttaATTGAAAATTAGTTAAAAACAAATAATTCTTGTAATTTATCCATAAGTTATTCATAACTTCTTCcgaaacaaaaataaaagttaGATTCCTTCCATCTATAATCATAGACacgaatttattattattattattatttttaatggaAACAAATTTATCTTTTTAATATTCATGataaacacattttttttaattataaatcaGTGTTCAATAATAAGGCACAAGGCCTTCTAGTCTCACCTAGATACTGAAAATTGAAAATCAACCATGATTTTCTTCGATTAGTcatttttgacatttttttagGTTCTTAGGTGATTTATATCTGTTTGGGTTCCGTTTAGATCATCTGGACCCTATCTAAGTAACAATGAACaaaaaatgttttatatttttttgttttattataattcacttttgaatgTTATCGGATTGTTATTCgtgaattgtgtttattattttcagatattttaatttaattttgttatctaCTTATTTTCATAATATGGTTTAAAACTTTAAAAACACTGTTTCATGATTTTTGATGAATTATATTACttgtaaatatttaattttatttgtttgagttGTGTCAataatattgttgttgaaatattgACGTTTacatattttataaatatatgtttaaTACGTTTTTctctatattaaaaaattttatattattatttttagataatataatacatattttaattgaatttatataataatttattgattaataaataaaaaatataaaaatataaatttaattaatctcTAACTAATCTAATTAATACAAAATATAAATCTgattaatctttaattaaattCTAATTAAGTTTTGTGGATCATGTCCGTCCAACTAGTGTCTAAcctgaataatttttttttgttataaccctaattgtttttttttttgaaaaaaatgctATATCCCTAATTGTTATGACATATATTTATTGAGTTGAACATAAATTAAATGCTATATTTATTACATTAATTCATCAATTGAGGATATActaaaataatatcaataatattcaatattaatattaaataaattaaaaatataccaCATGGaattttcttatttatagataCTTATAATAAAGATAATTCATAATATTAAATTCAAGGAATGTGATCGAATGGTAATAGCTATTCTCTTTCACTTTTAACCAAAGAGTGAGGGTTTGAATCTTACATTGAATataaaaaaatcttaaaatcATACGAATATGACTTAAAGATACCGTTACGATTTCGAACTCTCATATCTAGAATTATCTCTTGATTTAATGAAAAAATAATGATTCATAATagtatttatatttttctaatatgtcttcaattaattaaataatctaaaattaaaccataataaatagaataataataataaattattaattgtagTTAGAAGAAAGAGTTGTGcctatttttaatttgtttttatagAGTTGTGCctatttaattaattgtatgTCAAAAAGGTCAATTTTAGTTAACATTTCATTCGATGGACTTATAAATTTATGGTTAAGTAATTagtaatgggtaaattacacccatggccactaaatttactcattttaatattatggtcactgaacttcaattcttaacgatatgatcactgaactttaactaattcttcaaaatgatcgttaacgatctcaaaatgaaaatattcaagaattaaagttgtttagaacaacGTTTACCaaaaaaccatatttttttattttccaaaatcatattttttggagctttctctttctATAAATTCACTCTCACTATCCTAgccaaaaaacacctaaatgatctcaaaacgaaaatttccaagaattaaagttttttagaatatcattaactctttgaatttttaattttgaggccGTTAAcagtcgttttgagacgttgagtggccacggtgttaaaaagtataatatTCAATgaccatactgttaagaattgaagttcagtgaccacaatgttaaatgggtaaaattcagtggccatgggtgcaATTTACCCAATTAGTAATACAGTATTCagatattaaaaagaaaacagtATTcagatattttaaatatttaaattaatttctggTATTACGATAAGAAAAGAagaatctttttatttttttcttcttgttgATCAGAATCGAATACCTccgttttctctctctagaaaatggCGAAACCATAACAGACAAGACAAGAAACAATCTGCCCTTTCCTGCCCTGCTCTATACGCGTCTCTCTTCAAATACCCCTCTTTGCCACCTCTTTatgctcttcttcttcttctccctttAAGATTTGGTGGAACTTTCTAGTTTTccccctttcttcttcttcgtcttccTATGGGTGCTAATCTATCTTCGGTCTTCTTCGACCCAAGTGTTTTGTGTTCTTTATCTTCTCAATCTCAAGAGTCGCAACTATCTCTTGGAGATATACCAGAGAGCTGTGTTGCTTCGATTATTGAATATTTAGACCCGCCGGAGATTTGCAAATTAGCTAGGTTGAACAGAGCATTTCGTGGGGCTTCTTGGGCTGATTTTGTCTGGGAATCGAAATTGCCTCCGAACTATGCTTCCCTTATTCGAAGAATTCTTGGTGATGATTTCCCTAGAAAGTCGAGTAAAAGAGAGATTTTCACCAGGCTTTGTAGGGCTAATACTTTTGATGGTGGTACCAAGGTATGGATTCcttggtttttttttcttcactcTTGTTCTGTTTGGATGGCGAGAAAGTGAGAGATGATTTGATTTTTTGATACAACCCTAAGAAAGGAGCTCGTGTTGAACTGGGTTAATTTTTTAGGTTAAGAGTCAAATTGGGGTTTTGAGAATTTGTACTTTTTTCTTCAGATTTCGCTGAAATCGTGAAATCGAACTTTTTTAATTCCAATCGGGACATAGATTCGGATTTGAACCTCTAATTTTTCTTGTTTTACTAACTGGGTGCTGACAATTTGGCGGGTTTCTGTTTGGCTAATGAGAAAATTCACCTGACTTGaaaggattttattttaggcttAAAAACGAAGATCTAATAGATAAATAAGGGTATTTCTTGTCATGGaattgaattttgatttctGCTTCTGTTACTGATTGATCTGCAATTGGGTATTTTGCAGAAAGTATGGCTAGATAAGATTACTGGCGCTGTGTGCTTATCTATTTCTTCAAAGGGGCTGGCTATAACCGGAATTGATGATAGAAGGTATTGGAATCATGTTCCAACGGATGAATCTAGGTGAGAATCGATCCCTTTTtcttatattaaaaatgaatttcaaaGATCGTTAGGTTTTCATTATGTGTTTTTTAGATTGGTTGATCAAAGTTCAAGCTGATCGAGGCATTTTCATGTCAAAATCCTTCAAAGTATGAATCTATGTTTCTGTGTGTTCCCCTTTTTCATCTTCATATGAATCCATTAATGTTGTTTCTCATGCCTGATTTTGAGAAACTCGTTTCGGATTCTGTGGATTCTGATTTTGCAATTCAACCTAGCTGTTCAAGAACATTAAATGAATGTAGTTAGAATTCAAACTGATATTGTTTCATTTCCTTTTGGAGTAGATTTCACTCTGTTGCATACCTTCAACAAATCTGGTGGTTCGAGGTAGACGGGACACTCGAATTCCCATTTCCCCCGGGGACCTATAGCCTGTACTTTAGGCTGCAGTTGGGGCGAGCAGAAAGGAAATTCGGTCGACGTGTATGTAACACAGAGCATGTTCATGGCTGGGATATAAAACCAGTGCGATTTCAGCTATGGACTTCAGACGGTCAGTATGCATCTTCCCAGTGTTTTTTAAGTGATCCTGGGAAATGGAATATGCATCATGGTGGAGACTTTGTTGTTGAGAATACGAATGCATCGACGAGTCTTAAGTTCTCGATGACTCAAATCGATTGCACGCACACAAAAGGCGGTCTATGTTTGGATTCTGTTGTAATATACCCTTGTAAATACATAGAAGGCTTAAAGCATTTTTGATCTGCAGCAAGCAACCCTTTTAGACATTGTAGTAGAGTTAGAACAACTTGAAGATTGCACATTTAGTTAACAATGTGCAGTCTTTGTATGTGTTGTATTTAAGGCAAAATTCTAATGTGTATATT
The DNA window shown above is from Euphorbia lathyris chromosome 1, ddEupLath1.1, whole genome shotgun sequence and carries:
- the LOC136210734 gene encoding F-box protein PP2-A12-like, whose protein sequence is MGANLSSVFFDPSVLCSLSSQSQESQLSLGDIPESCVASIIEYLDPPEICKLARLNRAFRGASWADFVWESKLPPNYASLIRRILGDDFPRKSSKREIFTRLCRANTFDGGTKKVWLDKITGAVCLSISSKGLAITGIDDRRYWNHVPTDESRFHSVAYLQQIWWFEVDGTLEFPFPPGTYSLYFRLQLGRAERKFGRRVCNTEHVHGWDIKPVRFQLWTSDGQYASSQCFLSDPGKWNMHHGGDFVVENTNASTSLKFSMTQIDCTHTKGGLCLDSVVIYPCKYIEGLKHF